One window from the genome of Paracoccus zhejiangensis encodes:
- a CDS encoding FxsA family protein yields the protein MWLFWLFIAIPIIEIALFIQVGGLIGLWPTLALVLLSAVIGTALMRSQGTKAWIEIQRSFNELRDPTAPIAHGAMILLAGALLVTPGFFTDTLGILLLIPGFRSWAMGQIGKRVQVTRVGMGPQRPHEPHRPPYDDGVIDADYVVEPDDLPQAPPRSGPRPPSGWTQH from the coding sequence ATGTGGCTTTTCTGGCTGTTCATCGCCATTCCGATCATCGAGATCGCGCTGTTCATTCAGGTCGGCGGCCTGATCGGGCTTTGGCCCACGCTGGCGCTGGTGCTGCTGTCCGCCGTGATCGGCACGGCCTTGATGCGCAGTCAGGGAACCAAGGCCTGGATTGAGATCCAGCGCAGTTTCAACGAATTGCGCGATCCGACGGCGCCGATTGCCCATGGCGCGATGATCCTTCTGGCCGGGGCGCTGCTGGTGACGCCCGGATTTTTCACCGATACGCTTGGCATCCTGCTGCTGATCCCCGGCTTCCGTAGCTGGGCGATGGGCCAGATCGGCAAGCGCGTGCAGGTCACGCGCGTCGGCATGGGTCCGCAGCGCCCGCACGAGCCGCATCGCCCTCCCTATGACGATGGCGTGATCGATGCCGATTATGTCGTCGAGCCTGACGATTTGCCGCAGGCGCCCCCGCGTTCCGGCCCCCGTCCGCCCTCGGGCTGGACGCAGCATTGA
- a CDS encoding Tim44/TimA family putative adaptor protein, which yields MSNSLIQLLVLAGIAIFLILRLRNVLGTRDGYEPPKVETPPAGSRRFEVIEGSADQVDNDIADHAEAGSPAALALAQMKRAEPGFGVGEFLSGAKGAYEMILMAFERGDLSDVRPFLGENVAEAFQSVIDQRKSQGQTVEAQFLGTRETALAGANFDPATSEGEVSVRFVGEMIAVTRDATGAVVDGDPKAARKQRDVWTFARRMGQDDPNWQLVATG from the coding sequence ATGTCCAACTCGCTGATCCAGCTGCTTGTTCTGGCCGGGATCGCCATCTTCCTGATCCTGCGGCTGCGGAACGTCCTGGGCACGCGCGACGGCTACGAGCCGCCCAAGGTCGAAACCCCGCCCGCCGGCTCGCGCCGCTTCGAGGTGATCGAGGGCAGCGCCGATCAGGTCGACAACGATATCGCCGATCATGCCGAGGCCGGCAGCCCCGCGGCGCTGGCTCTGGCGCAGATGAAACGGGCCGAGCCGGGCTTTGGTGTGGGCGAGTTCCTCTCGGGCGCCAAGGGTGCCTATGAGATGATCCTGATGGCCTTCGAGCGCGGCGATCTATCCGACGTGCGGCCCTTCCTTGGCGAGAATGTCGCCGAGGCCTTCCAGTCGGTGATCGACCAGCGCAAGTCGCAGGGCCAGACGGTCGAGGCACAGTTCTTGGGCACGCGCGAAACCGCGCTGGCCGGTGCGAATTTCGATCCCGCGACCAGCGAGGGCGAGGTTTCGGTCCGCTTCGTGGGCGAGATGATCGCGGTCACCCGTGATGCCACCGGCGCGGTGGTCGATGGCGATCCGAAGGCCGCGCGCAAGCAGCGCGATGTCTGGACCTTCGCGCGCCGGATGGGTCAGGACGACCCGAACTGGCAACTGGTCGCGACCGGCTGA
- a CDS encoding Smr/MutS family protein: MTRKRGLTSEDQEIWSRVARTAKPLHPTLKKPAPPVTPRPAPDPVPRGVERFEVQPFRVGQTSRRATVSAEAIGLTPAERLDQHPLRMDPKTHRKMRQGKLRPEARLDLHGMTLAEAHPELMGFILRTHASGKRLVLVITGKGRGDHGPLPTRPGALRHHVPIWLHQAPLAGVVQQVQGAHRSHGGEGAYYVYLRR, from the coding sequence ATGACACGAAAGCGCGGGCTGACGAGCGAGGATCAGGAGATCTGGTCGCGCGTCGCCCGCACGGCCAAGCCGCTGCATCCCACGCTGAAGAAACCGGCCCCGCCGGTCACCCCGCGCCCCGCCCCGGACCCTGTCCCGCGGGGCGTTGAGCGTTTCGAGGTCCAGCCCTTCCGGGTCGGCCAGACCTCGCGGCGCGCCACGGTGTCCGCCGAGGCGATCGGCCTCACCCCGGCCGAGCGGCTGGACCAGCATCCCCTGCGCATGGACCCCAAGACCCACCGCAAGATGCGCCAGGGCAAGCTGCGCCCCGAGGCGCGGCTGGACCTGCATGGCATGACGCTGGCCGAGGCCCATCCCGAGCTGATGGGCTTCATCCTCAGGACCCATGCCTCGGGCAAGCGGCTGGTGCTGGTCATCACCGGCAAGGGCCGGGGCGATCACGGCCCGCTGCCCACCCGCCCCGGCGCGCTGCGCCATCATGTGCCGATCTGGCTGCACCAAGCGCCTCTGGCCGGCGTCGTCCAGCAGGTGCAGGGCGCCCATCGCAGCCATGGCGGCGAGGGCGCCTATTACGTCTATCTGAGGCGATAG
- a CDS encoding alpha/beta hydrolase, with protein sequence MRWIAVLGVLVLAACGPRGEVVVDRDAGSVGTVERIFVAGNRNPDNQPARGLSFHRIDVSVPPDRTMGTVRYPKTDGKPDPRREFLVTADDRLDGPQGFRAAIERELAGRPVQESDIILFIHGFNTSYGEGVYRYAQIAHDLKFPGIRTHFSWVSHTKALAYAADRDSLLYSRDDLVTTIQTLAATRGHGKLILVAHSMGAELLMESLRQLALTGRRDVLKELDGVVLQAPDINVNVFRAQAKAIGDLPQPFFIFTSQSDRALRLSALISNQSLRLGTLQDPRAVADLDVVLVDVSQFNTGIGHFNAATSPTLIRILSSAQELERMFSGNYGSAQNPFGAAAIRVQQAAQIVVSP encoded by the coding sequence ATGCGCTGGATTGCTGTGTTGGGGGTTCTGGTGCTGGCGGCCTGCGGGCCGCGTGGTGAGGTGGTGGTTGATCGCGACGCCGGTTCTGTCGGGACGGTCGAGCGGATCTTCGTGGCGGGCAACCGCAACCCCGACAACCAGCCCGCGCGGGGGCTGAGCTTTCACCGCATCGACGTTTCGGTGCCGCCGGATCGCACGATGGGGACCGTGCGCTATCCGAAAACCGATGGCAAACCGGACCCGCGCCGCGAGTTCCTGGTGACCGCCGATGACCGGCTGGACGGGCCGCAGGGCTTTCGCGCCGCGATCGAGCGGGAACTGGCCGGGCGGCCGGTGCAGGAAAGCGACATCATCCTGTTCATCCACGGCTTCAACACCAGCTACGGCGAGGGCGTCTATCGCTATGCCCAGATCGCCCATGACCTGAAGTTTCCCGGCATCCGCACGCATTTCTCCTGGGTCTCGCATACCAAGGCACTGGCCTATGCAGCGGATAGGGACAGCCTGCTGTATTCGCGCGATGACCTGGTGACCACGATCCAGACACTGGCCGCCACGCGCGGGCACGGCAAGCTGATCCTCGTGGCGCATTCCATGGGGGCGGAGCTGTTGATGGAAAGCCTGCGGCAACTGGCGCTGACCGGGCGGCGCGATGTGCTGAAAGAGCTCGATGGCGTGGTGCTGCAGGCGCCGGACATCAACGTGAACGTGTTCCGGGCGCAGGCCAAGGCCATCGGCGATCTGCCGCAGCCCTTCTTCATCTTCACCTCGCAAAGCGACCGGGCGCTGCGCCTCTCGGCGCTGATCTCGAACCAGAGTCTGCGGCTGGGGACGCTGCAGGACCCGCGGGCGGTGGCCGATCTGGACGTGGTGCTGGTCGATGTCAGCCAGTTCAACACCGGCATCGGCCATTTCAACGCCGCCACCTCGCCGACGCTGATCCGTATCCTGTCCAGCGCGCAGGAGCTGGAGCGGATGTTCTCGGGCAATTACGGCAGCGCGCAGAACCCCTTCGGCGCGGCGGCGATCCGGGTGCAGCAGGCGGCGCAGATCGTGGTCTCGCCGTAA
- a CDS encoding PLD nuclease N-terminal domain-containing protein → MDYVFGIIIFCLDVWAIASIINTNESTGKKIVWIAIVAILPVLGLIIWWFAGPKANYNR, encoded by the coding sequence ATGGATTATGTCTTCGGCATCATCATCTTCTGTCTCGATGTCTGGGCCATCGCCTCGATCATCAACACCAATGAATCGACCGGGAAGAAGATCGTCTGGATCGCGATCGTGGCCATCCTGCCGGTGCTGGGGCTGATCATCTGGTGGTTCGCCGGACCGAAGGCGAATTACAACCGCTAG
- the hslU gene encoding ATP-dependent protease ATPase subunit HslU has protein sequence MTDLTPREIVSELDRFIIGQKDAKRAVAVALRNRWRRKQLGDDLRDEVYPKNILMIGPTGVGKTEISRRLAKLANAPFIKVEATKFTEVGYVGRDVEQIIRDLTDAALIETRERMREDVKARAHSSAEERVIEALAGKDARDGTRQMFRDKLKRGELDDTIIELEVQDNSNPLGMMDIPGQPGGMGGMMDLSGLMKAFGGRRVRRKVTVAESYELLIAEEADKLLEDDTVKAAALEAVQENGIVFIDEIDKVAARSEARGGEVSREGVQRDLLPLIEGTTVSTKYGPVKTDHILFIASGAFHVAKPSDLLPELQGRLPIRVELRALTEADFIRILTETDNALTRQYTALMATEQVTVSFTDDGIAALARIAAEVNGAIENIGARRLYTVIERVFEDLSFTAPDRGGDTVTVDGAFVEEHLGDLSRSTDLSRYVL, from the coding sequence ATGACCGACCTGACCCCCCGCGAAATCGTCTCGGAGCTGGACCGCTTCATCATCGGGCAGAAAGATGCCAAGCGTGCCGTCGCGGTGGCGCTGCGCAATCGCTGGCGGCGGAAGCAGCTGGGCGATGACCTGCGCGACGAAGTGTATCCGAAGAACATCCTGATGATCGGGCCGACCGGAGTCGGCAAGACCGAGATCAGCCGGCGGCTGGCGAAACTGGCCAATGCGCCCTTCATCAAGGTCGAGGCGACCAAGTTCACCGAGGTGGGCTATGTCGGCCGTGACGTGGAGCAGATCATCCGCGACCTGACCGATGCCGCGCTGATCGAGACGCGCGAGCGGATGCGCGAGGATGTGAAGGCCCGCGCCCACAGCTCTGCCGAAGAACGGGTGATCGAGGCGCTGGCCGGCAAGGATGCCCGCGACGGCACCCGTCAGATGTTCCGCGACAAGCTGAAGCGGGGCGAGCTTGATGACACCATCATCGAGCTCGAGGTGCAGGACAACTCGAACCCGCTCGGCATGATGGACATTCCCGGCCAGCCCGGTGGCATGGGCGGGATGATGGATCTGTCGGGGCTGATGAAGGCCTTTGGCGGGCGGCGGGTGCGGCGCAAGGTGACGGTGGCCGAAAGCTATGAGCTGCTGATCGCCGAAGAGGCCGACAAGCTTCTGGAAGATGACACGGTCAAGGCGGCGGCGCTGGAGGCGGTGCAAGAGAACGGCATCGTCTTCATCGACGAGATCGACAAGGTGGCCGCGCGCAGCGAGGCGCGGGGCGGCGAGGTCAGCCGCGAGGGCGTACAGCGCGACCTGCTGCCGCTGATCGAGGGCACCACGGTCAGCACCAAATACGGCCCGGTGAAGACCGACCATATCCTGTTCATCGCCTCGGGCGCCTTCCATGTGGCGAAACCCTCGGACCTTCTGCCGGAACTGCAGGGCCGGCTGCCGATCCGGGTCGAGCTGCGCGCCCTGACCGAGGCCGATTTCATCCGCATCCTGACCGAGACCGACAACGCCCTGACCCGGCAATATACCGCGCTGATGGCGACCGAGCAGGTGACGGTCAGCTTTACCGATGACGGCATTGCCGCGCTGGCCCGGATCGCGGCCGAGGTGAATGGCGCGATCGAGAATATCGGCGCACGGCGGCTTTATACCGTGATCGAGCGGGTGTTCGAGGACCTCTCGTTCACCGCACCTGACCGGGGCGGCGATACGGTCACCGTGGACGGCGCCTTTGTCGAAGAGCACCTGGGCGACCTGTCGCGCTCGACCGACCTGTCGCGCTATGTCCTCTAA
- the hslV gene encoding ATP-dependent protease subunit HslV yields MAEDKFPGWHGTTILAVKRGGKVVVAGDGQVSVGQTVMKGTARKVRRLTPGGRDVVVGFAGSTADAFTLLERLEKKLESAPGQLQRACVDLAKDWRTDKYLRNLEAMLIVTDGAQIYVVTGAGDVLEPEHDVAAIGSGGNFALAAARGLMEGDLDAEAVARKAMAIAADICVYTNGKLTVEVLEG; encoded by the coding sequence ATGGCGGAAGACAAGTTTCCCGGCTGGCACGGCACCACGATCCTTGCGGTCAAGCGTGGCGGCAAGGTGGTCGTGGCAGGTGACGGGCAGGTCAGCGTCGGCCAGACGGTGATGAAGGGCACGGCGCGCAAGGTGCGCCGGCTGACGCCCGGCGGGCGCGACGTGGTGGTGGGCTTTGCCGGCTCGACCGCCGATGCCTTTACCTTGCTGGAGCGGCTGGAGAAGAAGTTGGAATCCGCGCCCGGCCAGTTGCAGCGCGCCTGCGTCGATCTGGCCAAGGACTGGCGCACCGACAAGTACCTGCGCAACCTGGAGGCCATGCTGATCGTCACCGATGGGGCGCAGATCTATGTCGTCACCGGCGCGGGCGATGTGCTGGAACCGGAACATGACGTGGCCGCCATCGGATCGGGCGGGAATTTCGCCCTGGCCGCGGCCCGCGGGCTGATGGAGGGCGACCTGGATGCCGAGGCCGTGGCCCGGAAGGCCATGGCGATCGCGGCGGATATCTGCGTCTACACCAATGGCAAGCTGACGGTGGAAGTGCTGGAAGGCTGA
- a CDS encoding alkaline phosphatase D family protein, protein MTTAFADPAFGPVLYFRRHEADRLHLAALVGRPASAGTPDPLLASGGEIAPKPLGQVDGFQLWRFDFALGADDRGYRFEGREYPVITDLSSDMRIAFVSCNGEENGDLDRDAPERNAMWDRLAAEHAEQPFALMLQGGDQIYADEVTQGHDLTEDWPDYAPDTATQAQLDDLRAYLRRRFTERYLMVLSAEAYARIAAQVPSLSVWDDHDICDGWGSLADDLANSAVGQTLFDVAREMYLLFQHAATEADIPDLFTDPHGTSLGWVRYLPDLTLIGPDLRSERTRRRIMGPAGWQAFDALEPRAGQTIMVSSVPLLGPRLSLIERLLQVIPKMQHYEDDLRDQWQSRAHRAEWRRMQRAVLRLREAGPLTVVSGEIHVATRAEMLPRESLIHQLVASGISHRAPPKAYGRALGMLAYLGEAPLKEHPIRNLFLPGQKQRYISQRNYLTLDRKAGRWQAVWNLEESGRTPPLALSE, encoded by the coding sequence TTGACGACTGCGTTCGCCGATCCGGCCTTTGGCCCCGTGCTCTATTTCCGCCGTCACGAGGCGGATCGCCTCCATCTGGCGGCACTGGTCGGACGGCCCGCATCCGCAGGCACGCCGGACCCGCTTCTCGCGTCGGGTGGCGAGATCGCGCCGAAACCGCTGGGGCAGGTCGACGGTTTCCAGCTCTGGCGCTTCGATTTCGCGCTTGGCGCTGACGATCGCGGCTATCGTTTCGAGGGGCGCGAATATCCGGTCATCACCGACCTGAGCAGCGACATGCGCATTGCCTTCGTCTCCTGCAACGGCGAGGAAAACGGTGATCTCGACCGCGACGCGCCCGAGCGCAACGCCATGTGGGACCGTCTTGCGGCGGAACATGCCGAACAGCCTTTCGCGCTGATGCTGCAGGGGGGCGACCAGATCTATGCCGACGAGGTGACGCAGGGCCATGACCTGACCGAGGATTGGCCCGATTACGCACCGGACACGGCCACACAGGCACAGCTTGACGACCTGCGCGCCTATCTGCGGCGGCGGTTCACCGAGCGTTACCTGATGGTGCTGTCGGCCGAGGCCTATGCCCGGATCGCCGCGCAGGTGCCCAGCCTGTCGGTCTGGGACGATCACGACATCTGCGACGGCTGGGGCTCACTGGCCGATGACCTGGCGAATTCCGCCGTCGGCCAGACCCTCTTCGACGTGGCGCGCGAGATGTATCTCTTGTTCCAGCACGCGGCGACGGAAGCCGATATTCCCGACCTCTTCACCGATCCGCATGGCACCAGCCTCGGCTGGGTGCGGTATCTGCCCGACCTGACGCTGATAGGTCCTGACCTCAGGTCCGAGCGCACGCGGCGGCGGATCATGGGTCCTGCGGGATGGCAGGCCTTCGACGCGCTGGAGCCGCGCGCGGGCCAGACCATCATGGTCTCCAGCGTGCCGCTGCTGGGGCCGCGCCTGTCGCTGATCGAGCGGCTGCTGCAGGTGATCCCGAAGATGCAGCATTACGAGGATGACCTGCGCGACCAGTGGCAAAGCCGCGCCCACCGGGCCGAGTGGCGGCGGATGCAGCGCGCGGTCCTGCGCCTGCGCGAGGCCGGGCCGCTGACGGTCGTCTCGGGCGAGATCCACGTGGCCACCCGCGCCGAGATGCTGCCCCGCGAAAGCCTGATCCACCAGCTGGTCGCCTCGGGCATCTCGCATCGCGCGCCGCCCAAGGCCTATGGCCGGGCGCTGGGGATGCTGGCCTACCTGGGCGAGGCGCCACTGAAAGAGCATCCGATCCGCAACCTGTTCCTGCCGGGCCAGAAGCAGCGCTATATCTCGCAGCGGAATTACCTGACGCTGGACCGCAAGGCCGGGCGCTGGCAGGCGGTCTGGAACCTCGAGGAGAGCGGCAGGACGCCGCCACTGGCGCTGTCGGAGTAA
- the trxA gene encoding thioredoxin encodes MATSPVTDAQFDAEVRKADTPVLVDFWAEWCGPCKQIGPSLEELSEEYAGKIKIVKVNVDENPDTAAGLGVRGIPALFMFKDGEVISNRMGAAPKAALKNWIEESI; translated from the coding sequence ATGGCAACCAGCCCCGTCACCGACGCCCAGTTCGACGCCGAGGTCCGCAAGGCCGATACCCCGGTCCTGGTGGATTTCTGGGCCGAATGGTGTGGCCCCTGCAAGCAGATCGGCCCGTCGCTGGAAGAGTTGTCGGAAGAATATGCCGGCAAGATCAAGATCGTGAAGGTGAACGTGGACGAAAACCCCGACACCGCCGCCGGTCTGGGCGTGCGCGGGATTCCGGCGCTGTTCATGTTCAAGGATGGCGAAGTCATCTCGAACCGCATGGGCGCCGCGCCCAAGGCCGCGCTGAAGAACTGGATCGAAGAGTCGATCTGA
- the addA gene encoding double-strand break repair helicase AddA, translated as MDEATRNQVGSADPAASTWLTANAGSGKTRVLTDRVARLLLRGTRPERILCLTYTKAAATEMQNRLLRRLGEWAMLPEDELRRALADLGEAGSADLTEARRLFALAIETPGGLKVQTIHSFCAALLRRFPLEAGVPLGFAELDDRSARVLRAEIVEEMAEEMHPAIADLTALHGGHDLDGFVRALPPGAAEAPPDQAALWGALGLAAGADEESLMAAVFSGDERDLIGALIPLMRGSNKTDTGTAERLAVHDWDQPDMAALATLCDVMLYKSGENAGTAKLGKFPAVGLQRGAAAGLMPDLEELMERVQDARGQMIALASARRTLALHRFAHEFARRYDARKLAHGWLDFEDLISRAAGLLSESSMAQWVLWRLDGGIDHILVDEAQDTSPEQWRVIARLTDEFTSGAGAVPRERTLFVVGDPKQSIYSFQGADVAVFEDRRDRFAEAFAAVDAPMQRRELLHSFRSSPAILRLVDAVFEGEAAVGLGEGARHIAFHEGLPGRVDIWPPVMEPEAEEPPDWWQPGDAPVPPSAETLLAKAIAAQIKAIHGTPFHDIRQRCVRPLDYGDVLILVQGRKGKGLFDEIIRACKAANLPIAGADRLKLAAELAVRDVRAVLSVLDTPEDDLSLAAALRSPLFGLTEDALYRLAAGRKREFLWERLRKSDHAEAHEVLGDLMAQAGFMRPYDLISRLLIRHGGRARLLARLGQEAEDGIAELLSQALAYETVETPTLTGFLVWLTGDDVEVRRQAGSGEGGLIRVMTVHGAKGLESPLVILPDTAKRRPPGDRYTIALPDGPTVWRGRQGQRSEPVEDAVAAQTARAEEERRRLLYVGLTRAESWLIVAAAGDTGAGLDSWHAMVSDGTERAGLEQSAIEIEGVGTAQRLSFGDWPAEAEAEKTPEVTAISLPDWSKTRPPNPSRLPQPVAATALGGAKAIGTGGSGEEADRDTAMLRGTRLHLLLEHLPGSAAEDWPAIARAALAGAEGGLPDVAEMADLLAEAEAVIGAPDLAAVMTPEPDETVLTEVGLTAPLPGIGILHGSIDRLIVGSERVLAVDYKSNVEVPADPAQTPLGILRQMAAYRAALRLIYPGHRVEAAVLWTATRSLMPLPDAVLDEASTALDPVPPRP; from the coding sequence ATGGATGAGGCGACCCGCAATCAGGTCGGCTCTGCCGATCCCGCCGCCTCGACCTGGCTGACGGCCAATGCCGGTTCGGGCAAGACCCGGGTGCTGACCGACCGGGTGGCGCGGCTGCTGCTGCGCGGCACAAGGCCCGAGCGCATCCTGTGCCTGACCTATACCAAGGCCGCCGCGACCGAGATGCAGAACCGGCTGCTGCGCCGTCTGGGGGAATGGGCGATGCTGCCCGAGGACGAGCTGCGCCGGGCGCTGGCCGATCTGGGCGAGGCCGGCAGCGCCGATCTGACCGAGGCGCGGCGGCTGTTCGCGCTCGCCATCGAGACGCCGGGCGGGCTGAAGGTGCAGACCATCCACAGCTTCTGCGCCGCGCTGCTGCGCCGCTTTCCGCTGGAGGCCGGGGTGCCGCTTGGCTTTGCCGAACTGGATGACCGCAGCGCCAGGGTGCTGAGGGCCGAGATTGTCGAGGAAATGGCCGAGGAGATGCATCCGGCCATCGCCGACCTGACCGCTTTGCATGGCGGGCATGATCTCGACGGTTTTGTCAGGGCACTGCCGCCGGGCGCGGCGGAGGCCCCGCCGGATCAGGCGGCGCTTTGGGGGGCGCTGGGGCTGGCGGCGGGGGCAGATGAGGAGAGCCTCATGGCCGCGGTCTTCAGCGGGGACGAGCGGGACCTCATCGGCGCGCTGATCCCGCTGATGCGGGGCAGCAACAAGACCGATACCGGCACAGCCGAGCGGCTGGCCGTCCATGACTGGGACCAGCCGGACATGGCGGCGCTGGCGACGCTCTGCGATGTGATGCTCTACAAGTCGGGCGAGAATGCCGGGACGGCGAAGCTGGGCAAGTTCCCCGCCGTGGGGTTGCAGCGCGGCGCGGCGGCCGGGCTGATGCCCGATCTCGAGGAGCTGATGGAGCGGGTGCAGGATGCGCGCGGCCAGATGATCGCCCTCGCCTCGGCCCGGCGCACGCTGGCGCTGCACCGCTTTGCCCATGAATTCGCTCGCCGCTATGACGCCCGCAAGCTGGCCCATGGCTGGCTGGATTTCGAGGATCTGATCAGCCGTGCGGCGGGGCTGTTGTCGGAATCCAGCATGGCGCAATGGGTGCTGTGGCGGCTGGATGGCGGGATCGACCATATCCTTGTCGACGAGGCGCAGGATACCAGCCCCGAGCAATGGCGGGTGATCGCGCGGCTGACCGATGAATTCACCAGCGGCGCGGGGGCGGTGCCGCGCGAACGGACGCTGTTCGTGGTGGGTGATCCGAAACAGTCGATCTATTCCTTCCAGGGCGCCGATGTGGCGGTGTTCGAGGACCGACGTGACCGCTTTGCCGAAGCCTTCGCTGCGGTCGACGCGCCGATGCAGCGGCGGGAACTGCTGCATTCCTTCCGCTCGTCGCCGGCGATCCTGCGGCTGGTCGATGCGGTCTTCGAGGGCGAGGCGGCGGTGGGGCTGGGCGAGGGCGCGCGCCATATCGCCTTTCACGAGGGCCTGCCTGGTCGGGTGGACATCTGGCCGCCGGTCATGGAACCCGAGGCCGAGGAACCGCCGGACTGGTGGCAACCGGGCGACGCGCCGGTGCCGCCCTCGGCCGAGACATTGCTGGCCAAGGCCATCGCTGCCCAGATCAAGGCCATTCACGGCACGCCCTTCCACGATATCCGCCAGCGCTGCGTGCGGCCGCTGGATTACGGCGATGTGCTGATCCTCGTGCAGGGCCGCAAGGGCAAGGGCCTGTTCGACGAGATCATCCGGGCCTGCAAGGCCGCGAACCTGCCCATCGCCGGGGCCGACCGGCTGAAGCTGGCCGCCGAACTGGCGGTGCGCGACGTCCGCGCCGTGCTGTCGGTGCTGGATACGCCCGAGGACGACCTGTCGCTGGCCGCCGCTTTGCGCTCGCCGCTGTTCGGACTGACCGAAGATGCGCTTTACCGGCTGGCGGCGGGACGCAAGCGCGAATTCCTGTGGGAGCGGCTGCGCAAATCCGATCACGCCGAGGCGCATGAGGTCTTGGGTGACCTGATGGCGCAGGCGGGATTCATGCGCCCCTATGACCTGATCTCGCGCCTGCTGATCCGTCATGGCGGACGGGCGCGGCTGCTGGCGCGGCTGGGGCAGGAGGCCGAGGATGGCATTGCCGAACTGCTGTCGCAGGCACTGGCCTATGAGACGGTCGAGACGCCGACGCTGACCGGCTTTCTGGTCTGGCTGACTGGCGATGATGTCGAGGTGCGCCGGCAGGCCGGCAGCGGCGAGGGCGGGCTGATCCGGGTGATGACGGTGCATGGCGCCAAGGGGCTGGAAAGCCCGCTGGTGATTCTGCCCGACACCGCCAAGCGCCGCCCGCCGGGCGATCGCTATACCATCGCCCTGCCCGACGGCCCGACCGTCTGGCGCGGCCGACAGGGCCAGCGCAGCGAGCCGGTCGAGGATGCGGTTGCCGCCCAGACCGCGCGGGCCGAGGAGGAACGGCGGCGGCTGCTTTATGTCGGGCTGACGCGGGCGGAAAGCTGGCTGATCGTCGCTGCGGCGGGCGACACCGGCGCGGGGCTGGACAGCTGGCACGCCATGGTTTCGGACGGGACCGAACGCGCCGGGCTGGAGCAGAGCGCGATTGAGATCGAGGGGGTCGGGACAGCGCAGCGGCTGAGTTTCGGCGATTGGCCCGCCGAGGCCGAGGCGGAGAAAACCCCCGAGGTAACGGCCATCTCCCTGCCAGACTGGAGCAAGACCAGACCGCCCAACCCCTCCCGCCTGCCGCAACCCGTCGCCGCGACGGCGCTTGGCGGGGCCAAGGCCATCGGCACAGGCGGCAGTGGCGAGGAGGCCGACCGGGACACCGCCATGCTGCGCGGCACAAGGCTGCATCTGTTGTTGGAACATCTGCCGGGATCGGCCGCGGAAGACTGGCCCGCCATCGCCCGCGCGGCACTGGCCGGGGCCGAGGGTGGCTTGCCCGATGTCGCCGAGATGGCCGACCTCTTGGCCGAGGCCGAGGCGGTCATCGGCGCGCCCGATCTGGCGGCGGTCATGACCCCGGAGCCGGACGAGACCGTGCTGACCGAAGTGGGTCTGACTGCCCCCCTGCCCGGGATCGGCATCCTGCATGGCAGCATCGACCGGCTGATCGTCGGGTCCGAGCGAGTGCTGGCCGTCGATTACAAATCGAATGTTGAGGTGCCCGCCGATCCGGCCCAGACACCGCTGGGGATCCTGCGGCAGATGGCAGCCTATCGTGCGGCGCTGCGGCTGATCTATCCCGGCCACCGCGTCGAGGCGGCGGTGCTGTGGACGGCGACTCGCAGCCTGATGCCGCTGCCCGATGCGGTGCTGGATGAGGCCAGCACGGCCCTTGACCCGGTGCCGCCGCGACCCTAG